A genomic region of Erythrobacter sp. SCSIO 43205 contains the following coding sequences:
- a CDS encoding glycosyltransferase family 2 protein — MKLIIQIPCLNEAQVLPETLAKLPRSLPGVDCIEYCIIDDGSSDDTSGVAKRWGVHHIVRHRGNRGLAEAFRSGIDKCLAEGADIIVNTDADGQYEGADIAKIVAPVVAGEADICIGDRSVGNNAHFGPFKRLLQRLGSYVVRTLSATDITDAVSGFRAISRDAAQRINITTDFSYTTDMLIQAGRKRLSITSVPVRTHAATRPSRLFKSIPRFIQQTGVTILRAYTTFNALRVFVGLGALATVLGLLPIARFLWFYANGDGEGHVQSLVIGGALLIIGVLVSVLGILADLIATNRKLLEANMLKLRRIEERLDRGEKVDLQTDETPKASEVRRRA; from the coding sequence ATGAAGCTCATCATTCAGATACCCTGCCTCAACGAGGCCCAAGTGCTGCCAGAAACGCTGGCAAAGCTGCCGCGCTCTTTGCCGGGTGTCGATTGCATAGAATATTGCATCATCGACGATGGCAGCAGTGACGACACCAGCGGCGTAGCGAAGCGTTGGGGCGTGCATCATATCGTGCGCCATCGAGGCAATCGCGGGCTTGCCGAGGCGTTTCGCAGCGGCATCGACAAATGCTTGGCTGAAGGCGCAGACATCATCGTCAACACCGATGCTGATGGCCAATATGAAGGCGCCGACATCGCCAAGATCGTCGCGCCCGTGGTGGCAGGCGAGGCGGACATTTGCATTGGCGACCGCTCGGTTGGCAACAATGCGCATTTCGGCCCGTTCAAGCGCCTGCTTCAACGGCTGGGCTCTTATGTGGTGCGCACTTTGTCTGCGACCGACATTACCGATGCGGTGAGCGGGTTTCGCGCAATCAGCCGCGATGCTGCCCAGCGCATCAATATCACCACCGATTTCAGCTACACCACCGATATGCTGATTCAGGCCGGGCGTAAGCGCCTGTCGATCACCAGCGTGCCGGTGCGCACCCATGCCGCAACGCGCCCCTCGCGCCTGTTCAAGTCGATCCCGCGCTTTATTCAGCAAACGGGTGTGACGATCCTGCGCGCTTACACGACGTTCAATGCACTGCGAGTGTTCGTGGGCTTGGGCGCATTGGCGACCGTTCTTGGCCTTCTGCCGATTGCGCGTTTCCTTTGGTTTTACGCCAATGGTGATGGCGAAGGGCACGTTCAGTCACTCGTCATTGGCGGCGCTTTGCTCATCATCGGCGTTCTGGTGAGCGTGCTTGGTATTCTGGCTGATCTGATCGCCACCAATCGCAAGCTTCTGGAAGCCAATATGCTCAAGCTTCGCCGGATTGAAGAGCGGCTTGATCGCGGCGAGAAGGTTGACCTGCAAACGGACGAAACGCCAAAGGCGTCAGAGGTAAGGCGGCGAGCATGA